One region of Thermus albus genomic DNA includes:
- the ddl gene encoding D-alanine--D-alanine ligase, giving the protein MAAPRVLLIAGGRSPEHEVSLLSAQGVLEHMPFPTELAVIAKDGRWLLGEEAQEALRAGVALEGRDAFPPSLEWSRFDVVFPLLHGRWGEDGTLQGFLEMLGKPYVGAGVAASALCMDKDLSKRVLAQAGIPVVPWVAVYRGETPLIPFDPPFFVKPANTGSSIGIRRVEGYAGLEEALAEAFRHDQKAVVEKALLGVRELEVGVLGNIFGEASPVGEVRYRAAFYDYATKYTPGRAELLIPAPLDPGTQETVQELALKAYRLLGIRGMARVDFFLAEGEVYLNEINTIPGFTPTSMYPRLFAAGGLPYPELLRRLVELALE; this is encoded by the coding sequence ATGGCCGCGCCTAGAGTCCTCCTCATCGCCGGGGGAAGGAGCCCCGAGCACGAGGTTTCCTTGCTCTCCGCCCAGGGGGTCTTGGAGCACATGCCCTTTCCCACCGAGCTCGCCGTGATCGCCAAGGATGGCCGGTGGCTTCTGGGCGAGGAGGCCCAGGAAGCCCTTAGGGCTGGCGTGGCCCTAGAGGGCCGGGATGCCTTCCCACCCTCCTTGGAATGGAGCCGGTTTGACGTGGTTTTCCCCTTGCTACACGGAAGATGGGGAGAGGACGGCACCCTTCAGGGTTTCCTGGAAATGCTAGGCAAGCCCTACGTGGGGGCGGGGGTGGCGGCCAGCGCCCTTTGCATGGACAAGGACTTAAGCAAGCGGGTCTTGGCCCAGGCGGGGATTCCCGTGGTGCCCTGGGTGGCGGTTTACCGGGGAGAGACCCCCCTTATTCCCTTTGACCCACCCTTTTTTGTCAAGCCCGCCAACACGGGTTCCAGCATCGGCATCCGCCGGGTGGAGGGGTACGCTGGGCTGGAGGAGGCCCTGGCGGAGGCCTTCCGCCACGACCAGAAGGCCGTGGTGGAGAAGGCCCTTTTGGGGGTGCGGGAGCTGGAGGTGGGGGTCTTGGGCAACATCTTTGGGGAAGCCAGCCCGGTGGGGGAGGTGCGCTATCGGGCGGCCTTTTACGACTATGCAACCAAGTACACCCCGGGGCGGGCGGAGCTTTTGATCCCGGCGCCCTTGGACCCGGGCACCCAGGAAACGGTGCAGGAGCTGGCCCTGAAGGCCTATAGGCTTCTGGGCATCCGGGGCATGGCCCGGGTGGACTTCTTCCTGGCGGAGGGGGAGGTCTACCTCAACGAGATCAACACCATCCCCGGCTTCACCCCCACCAGCATGTACCCCAGGCTTTTCGCCGCCGGGGGGCTTCCTTACCCCGAGCTCCTCAGGCGGCTGGTGGAGCTGGCCTTGGAGTAG
- a CDS encoding ComF family protein — MRTPVGELLYRAKYGNLPFPDLHGLIHLLASTLAYQIRRVNASYEAVVPAPPSIKRSHQPVLLLAEALGNLLGLPVKHVLHKEDGVPVKNIPNELRAHELEKRIHLQKGAVLPKRILLLDDIVGTGSTSRLAKIGSYLLELTP; from the coding sequence TTGCGCACCCCCGTGGGTGAACTCCTCTACCGAGCCAAATACGGAAACCTTCCCTTTCCAGATCTACACGGTTTGATCCACCTTCTTGCCTCCACTCTGGCCTACCAAATACGTAGAGTAAACGCCTCTTACGAAGCCGTCGTTCCAGCTCCTCCTAGCATAAAGCGTTCCCACCAACCGGTTCTTCTTCTAGCCGAAGCCCTTGGCAATCTCCTAGGCCTACCTGTAAAGCACGTACTGCACAAGGAAGACGGTGTGCCCGTTAAGAATATCCCCAATGAACTTCGTGCCCATGAGCTAGAAAAACGCATCCACCTTCAGAAAGGGGCGGTCCTACCGAAGAGGATTCTCCTCTTGGACGACATCGTAGGTACGGGATCCACCTCGAGGCTTGCCAAAATAGGCTCCTATCTGCTGGAGCTGACACCATAG
- the mtnN gene encoding 5'-methylthioadenosine/S-adenosylhomocysteine nucleosidase, which produces MTAFFAAEPEEASALREALEVKEALGAPFPLHRAPGVLVAETGVGKVAAASAVAYVLARFAPKESYFLGVAGALDPSLRALDLLLAERAVQWDVDLTPFGREPGETAFGVRFFPSDPALLAKVEKAAESLGFPFRRGVVATGDRFLADREEARRLAGLHGAQAVEMEGAAALMVAWRFRHPMALVRVVTDGAGEEAARDFQAFLQGASRRLGLLAPALLAY; this is translated from the coding sequence GTGACCGCCTTTTTCGCCGCGGAGCCTGAGGAGGCTTCGGCGCTGAGGGAGGCTTTGGAGGTTAAGGAGGCCCTTGGGGCCCCTTTCCCCCTCCACCGGGCCCCGGGGGTCCTGGTGGCGGAAACCGGGGTGGGCAAGGTGGCGGCGGCCTCGGCGGTGGCCTATGTCCTGGCCCGCTTTGCCCCCAAGGAGAGCTACTTTCTGGGGGTAGCGGGGGCTTTGGATCCCTCCTTGCGGGCCTTGGACCTCCTCCTGGCGGAGAGGGCGGTGCAGTGGGACGTGGACCTCACCCCCTTTGGCCGGGAGCCTGGGGAAACGGCCTTTGGGGTGCGGTTCTTCCCCTCGGACCCTGCCCTTTTGGCGAAGGTGGAAAAGGCGGCGGAAAGCCTGGGCTTCCCCTTTCGGCGCGGGGTGGTGGCCACGGGGGACCGGTTTCTGGCGGATAGGGAGGAGGCCAGGAGGCTTGCGGGGCTTCACGGGGCCCAAGCGGTGGAGATGGAAGGGGCCGCGGCCCTCATGGTGGCCTGGCGCTTCCGCCATCCCATGGCCTTGGTACGGGTGGTAACCGACGGGGCGGGGGAAGAGGCCGCCAGGGACTTCCAGGCCTTTTTGCAAGGGGCCTCGAGGCGGCTTGGCCTCCTGGCCCCTGCCCTTTTGGCATACTGA
- a CDS encoding DNA-processing protein DprA, translated as MAISLKKVLPGSPGYPSRLEDSLKGPLAKPPSLYFLGREDLANPTKALAILGSRHALEEALHLAREAAEYFAKASYTVITGLARGVDWEATLGALERGYAIGVVPFGLKSPDATRLLRKLGQYLSERLLLLSELEPYLPWRAHHAMRRNRLVVGLADAVLIIQTGPKAQEVDGRPRQSGTWDAAEKAHAMGRPVFVLDLPIEGNQALKRSLPAIPVPPGKEGFEFIEAMLGPALPNADEKKIVYQPRLL; from the coding sequence ATGGCTATCTCCTTGAAAAAGGTTCTCCCTGGAAGCCCAGGGTACCCCTCACGCCTAGAAGATTCGCTGAAGGGGCCCCTAGCCAAACCCCCTTCCCTGTACTTTCTCGGACGGGAGGACTTGGCCAACCCAACTAAAGCTTTGGCCATTCTCGGCTCTCGCCACGCCTTAGAAGAAGCCCTCCATTTGGCTCGCGAAGCGGCCGAGTACTTCGCTAAAGCCTCCTATACGGTAATAACGGGCCTGGCTCGGGGTGTGGACTGGGAAGCCACATTGGGCGCTTTGGAAAGGGGTTACGCCATAGGTGTGGTCCCCTTTGGCCTCAAGAGTCCCGACGCCACTCGGCTGTTGCGGAAACTCGGACAATACCTATCAGAACGCCTTCTTCTCCTGTCCGAACTGGAACCCTATCTACCTTGGCGGGCGCACCACGCCATGAGGCGTAACCGCCTTGTAGTGGGTTTGGCGGATGCGGTTTTAATCATCCAAACGGGGCCCAAAGCCCAGGAAGTAGACGGTCGTCCACGGCAAAGCGGCACTTGGGATGCGGCAGAAAAAGCCCACGCAATGGGCCGACCCGTCTTCGTTCTGGACCTCCCCATTGAGGGAAATCAGGCCCTTAAACGTAGCCTTCCGGCGATTCCTGTCCCCCCGGGAAAAGAAGGGTTTGAGTTCATTGAGGCCATGTTGGGTCCAGCTCTTCCTAACGCAGACGAGAAAAAAATCGTCTATCAACCCCGCCTTTTGTAA
- a CDS encoding S-ribosylhomocysteine lyase, whose translation MAEVESFALDHTKVQAPYVRLAGRKTVGGGLVEKYDLRLAQPNREAIPTGALHTLEHLLAGYLRDHLEGVIDLSPMGCRTGFYLVVEGPLEEERVLVAWERALRDVLVHEGPIPGASFKECGNYRDHDLRGAKAWAEKVLREGLKVQPTIPLEGR comes from the coding sequence ATGGCCGAGGTGGAAAGCTTTGCGTTGGACCACACCAAGGTTCAAGCGCCTTACGTGCGCTTGGCGGGAAGGAAAACGGTGGGGGGCGGCTTGGTGGAAAAGTACGACCTGCGCCTGGCCCAGCCCAACCGGGAGGCCATTCCCACAGGGGCCTTGCACACCCTCGAGCACCTTCTCGCCGGCTATCTACGGGACCACCTGGAAGGGGTCATTGACCTTTCCCCCATGGGGTGCCGCACCGGGTTTTACCTGGTGGTGGAGGGTCCTTTGGAGGAGGAGAGGGTCTTGGTGGCCTGGGAGCGAGCCTTGAGGGATGTGCTTGTGCATGAGGGCCCTATTCCCGGGGCTAGCTTCAAGGAATGCGGCAACTACCGGGACCACGACCTCCGTGGGGCCAAGGCTTGGGCGGAGAAGGTGTTGCGGGAAGGCCTGAAGGTGCAACCCACGATTCCCCTGGAGGGAAGGTGA
- the pth gene encoding aminoacyl-tRNA hydrolase, giving the protein MFLVVGQGNPGERYAKTRHNLGFMVLDRLGLEFRPKGEALLAEVEVAGEKGIFLKPLTYYNLSGQAVAPLVRFYKIPPERLLVVHDEMDLPLGRLRLRAGGSPAGNRGVASIAEALGTEAFHRLRLGIGKPPARELGAAYVLSPFLPEEWPVVERVLEAAKEAVLCWVREGLAPCASRYNRLDLSQEGG; this is encoded by the coding sequence ATGTTTTTGGTGGTGGGCCAGGGAAACCCGGGGGAGCGGTACGCCAAGACCCGGCACAACCTGGGGTTCATGGTCCTGGACCGGCTGGGGCTGGAGTTCCGCCCCAAGGGGGAGGCCCTTTTGGCCGAAGTGGAGGTGGCAGGGGAGAAGGGGATTTTCCTCAAGCCCCTCACCTACTACAACCTAAGCGGCCAGGCGGTAGCCCCCTTGGTGCGCTTTTACAAGATCCCTCCGGAGCGCCTTTTGGTGGTCCACGACGAGATGGACCTGCCTTTGGGGCGCTTGCGGCTACGGGCTGGAGGAAGCCCGGCGGGAAACCGGGGGGTGGCCTCCATCGCCGAGGCCCTGGGAACCGAGGCCTTTCACCGCCTGCGCCTGGGCATCGGCAAGCCCCCTGCCCGGGAGTTGGGGGCGGCGTATGTGCTTTCCCCCTTCCTCCCCGAGGAGTGGCCGGTGGTGGAGAGGGTCCTCGAGGCGGCCAAGGAGGCGGTGCTGTGCTGGGTTAGGGAAGGGCTTGCCCCGTGCGCCTCCCGCTACAACCGTCTGGACCTTTCCCAAGAGGGAGGCTAA
- a CDS encoding ChbG/HpnK family deacetylase, with translation MDLLARLGLFGRRVLLLHHDDLGLTHAQNSAYQALGFPTGSVMVPGAWASGVRGEDLGVHLVLTSEWPAPRMRPLTEGESLRDEAGYFPSSLEVLWQRARLEEVERELRAQIEAAKRLFSPTHVDTHQGAVLRPDLAEVYLRLAQEYHLVPLVPESLEGLGVPSVFLPDLERLLAQAPFPKVRFLDAYGLPPEECLGFYLDLAKLPPGLYHVVHHSALPTPEGRALPDWQTREADYFALSHPEVRRVLAEFHPLTWRMVRDAL, from the coding sequence ATGGACCTTTTGGCGAGGCTTGGCCTTTTTGGACGTCGGGTCCTCCTCTTGCACCACGACGACCTGGGCCTGACCCATGCGCAAAACAGCGCCTACCAGGCCCTGGGCTTTCCCACGGGAAGCGTGATGGTGCCAGGGGCCTGGGCCAGCGGGGTGAGGGGGGAGGATTTGGGGGTGCACCTGGTGCTCACCAGCGAGTGGCCCGCTCCCCGGATGCGGCCCCTGACGGAAGGGGAAAGCCTTAGGGACGAGGCGGGGTATTTCCCGAGTTCCTTGGAGGTTCTGTGGCAAAGGGCCCGCCTCGAGGAGGTGGAACGGGAGCTAAGGGCCCAGATTGAGGCGGCCAAAAGGCTTTTCTCGCCCACCCACGTGGATACCCACCAAGGGGCGGTACTAAGGCCCGACCTGGCGGAGGTTTACCTGCGGTTGGCCCAGGAGTACCACCTGGTGCCCTTGGTGCCGGAGAGCCTCGAGGGCCTCGGGGTCCCCAGCGTCTTCCTACCGGACCTGGAACGGCTCCTAGCCCAGGCCCCCTTTCCCAAGGTGCGCTTCCTGGACGCCTACGGCCTTCCCCCGGAGGAATGCCTGGGTTTCTATTTGGACCTGGCCAAGTTACCGCCAGGCCTTTATCACGTCGTCCACCACAGCGCCCTCCCAACCCCTGAGGGCCGGGCCCTTCCCGACTGGCAGACCCGGGAGGCCGACTATTTTGCCCTTTCCCACCCCGAGGTGCGGAGGGTTTTGGCGGAGTTCCACCCCCTGACGTGGCGGATGGTCCGGGATGCGCTTTAG
- a CDS encoding glycoside hydrolase family 2 TIM barrel-domain containing protein, translating to MKLDPNHPRPTLQRPSWKALEGPWDLALSEAERPERVRFGRKILVPFPPEAPGSGVDEPLVEVAWYRRVLRLRPRPGWRVFLRFGAVDYRAEVFLDGVRVLAHEGGHTPFSLELTPLANRPLEVLVRAEDDPWDAEKPRGKQALAEPEGIFYPRTTGIWQPVWLEWVPESHIAALRLTPDLKALGFHLEVRALGEGDGVEVALFPGARGEGLVAERPWLEARFPLLGGLARGFLGLPFKGNAEAFYWRPENPVLFPLRLRLLRGRRVLDEVYSYGGLREVSARQGVFFLNGEPYFPKLALDQGLWPEGHLAAPGLSALRRDVELAQALGFNGVRKHQKLEDPRYLHLADRLGLLVFAEMPSFFRFSPTAARRYLAELQVALERDYNHPSVVAWVLFNESWGLAPWRRETQAFLQGVFLLARALDPSRLLVDNDGWEHGPFWDLYTVHDYAPPEVLSRRYGQGGFPLAPMGRPLSQEGVPDGVWPLLSEFGGLRLRGPTPGWGYREVEGEEAFLAEVLRYVQAVCESRLSGFGYTQLYDTFQEENGLLDFWRRPKVPPERVRALLEGCEVRRILFE from the coding sequence ATGAAGCTGGACCCCAACCACCCCAGGCCCACCCTTCAGCGCCCGAGCTGGAAGGCCCTCGAGGGCCCCTGGGACTTGGCCCTAAGCGAGGCGGAACGGCCAGAAAGGGTGCGCTTCGGTCGCAAGATCCTGGTTCCCTTCCCGCCTGAGGCCCCGGGTAGCGGGGTGGACGAGCCTTTGGTGGAGGTGGCCTGGTACCGGAGGGTTTTGCGCCTGAGGCCAAGGCCTGGCTGGCGGGTTTTCCTGCGCTTCGGGGCCGTGGACTACCGGGCGGAGGTCTTTTTGGATGGGGTGAGGGTTTTGGCGCATGAGGGCGGGCACACCCCTTTTAGCCTGGAACTCACCCCTTTGGCCAATAGGCCCCTCGAGGTCCTGGTGCGGGCCGAGGATGACCCCTGGGATGCGGAAAAGCCCCGGGGAAAGCAGGCCTTGGCGGAGCCCGAGGGAATCTTCTATCCCCGGACCACGGGGATATGGCAGCCGGTATGGTTGGAGTGGGTACCGGAAAGCCATATCGCCGCCTTGCGCCTAACCCCGGACCTGAAGGCTTTGGGCTTCCACCTGGAGGTGCGGGCCCTGGGGGAAGGGGATGGGGTGGAGGTGGCCCTTTTCCCGGGGGCAAGGGGGGAGGGGTTGGTGGCGGAAAGGCCTTGGTTGGAGGCCCGCTTTCCCCTTTTGGGTGGGCTTGCCCGGGGGTTTTTGGGGCTTCCCTTCAAGGGAAACGCGGAGGCCTTCTACTGGCGCCCGGAAAACCCGGTGCTCTTCCCCTTGCGCCTCCGCCTCCTTAGGGGAAGGCGGGTGTTGGACGAGGTCTATTCCTACGGGGGCCTAAGGGAGGTTTCCGCCAGGCAGGGGGTCTTCTTCCTCAACGGGGAGCCCTACTTCCCCAAGCTGGCCTTGGACCAGGGGCTTTGGCCCGAAGGCCACCTGGCGGCCCCAGGCCTATCCGCCCTTAGGCGGGACGTGGAGCTGGCCCAAGCCTTGGGCTTCAATGGGGTGCGCAAGCACCAGAAGCTGGAAGACCCCCGCTACCTCCACCTGGCGGACCGGCTTGGGCTTTTGGTGTTTGCCGAGATGCCCAGTTTCTTCCGCTTCTCCCCGACTGCGGCCCGGCGTTACCTGGCCGAACTCCAGGTGGCTTTGGAGCGGGACTATAACCACCCCAGCGTGGTGGCCTGGGTCCTTTTCAACGAAAGCTGGGGGCTTGCTCCCTGGAGGCGGGAAACCCAGGCCTTCCTCCAAGGGGTCTTCCTGCTAGCCCGTGCCTTGGATCCCAGCCGCCTTTTGGTGGACAACGACGGTTGGGAACACGGACCTTTTTGGGACCTCTACACCGTGCACGACTACGCTCCCCCCGAGGTCCTCTCCCGGCGGTACGGGCAAGGGGGCTTTCCCTTGGCCCCCATGGGCCGCCCCCTTTCCCAGGAGGGTGTTCCCGATGGGGTGTGGCCCCTTCTTTCCGAGTTTGGAGGGCTTAGGCTAAGGGGTCCTACCCCGGGCTGGGGGTACCGGGAGGTGGAGGGGGAAGAGGCCTTCTTGGCGGAAGTTCTGCGCTACGTGCAGGCGGTGTGCGAAAGCCGTCTAAGCGGGTTTGGCTACACCCAGCTCTACGACACCTTCCAGGAGGAAAACGGGCTTTTGGACTTTTGGCGTAGGCCCAAGGTGCCCCCGGAAAGGGTGCGGGCCTTGCTGGAAGGGTGCGAGGTGAGGCGGATCCTTTTTGAGTAG
- a CDS encoding MFS transporter, translating to MKKWRYASGQLGLTLVSESFGTYLAFFYLEKLGLSAAFYALARTVYAFWDAVNDPLFGHLSDRTKTRLGRRRPWLLLGIPLFLLFYILVFWVPEWARSPAVLPYYFAVGIVLYETMATVVWTNYGALFPEMFRGLSERAGAAALKRGTELFGLILGIALAPLVYAQVGFLGMALFFSVLALLAFLLFLPGIQEDPRAESGLGLRESFRLVLANRAFWVVALVGLLFEFGRMVIQTGMAFYAKHSLGLPEAATTFLFAAVFLVALPSVFLWGRLAGALGGKRAWRLAHLLMGLAALLLFLPQSLFPAILVGALVGVGFAGVRVTGEVVMAKVIDLDAERTGTRREGAYYSLVGLLGRASGALVGLSFALLGPLFGYVSGENPGPNPGLAFRFLVAVIPGVAILLAYFLTAFFPHEIKE from the coding sequence ATGAAAAAGTGGCGCTACGCCTCGGGGCAGCTGGGGCTTACCTTGGTTTCCGAAAGCTTTGGCACCTATCTGGCCTTCTTTTATCTGGAAAAGCTGGGCCTTTCCGCCGCCTTCTATGCCCTGGCCCGCACGGTGTATGCCTTCTGGGATGCCGTGAATGACCCCCTATTCGGCCACCTTTCCGATCGTACCAAAACCCGCCTGGGCCGCAGGCGCCCTTGGCTCCTTTTGGGGATACCCCTTTTCCTCCTTTTCTACATCCTGGTCTTCTGGGTGCCCGAGTGGGCCCGCTCCCCTGCGGTTTTGCCCTATTACTTCGCCGTGGGCATCGTGCTTTATGAAACCATGGCCACCGTGGTCTGGACCAACTACGGGGCTCTATTCCCGGAGATGTTCCGGGGCCTCTCCGAAAGGGCAGGGGCCGCCGCCTTAAAGCGGGGCACCGAGCTTTTCGGCCTCATCCTGGGGATTGCCCTGGCCCCTTTGGTCTACGCCCAGGTGGGTTTCCTGGGCATGGCCCTTTTCTTCTCTGTCCTTGCCCTTTTGGCCTTCCTCCTCTTTCTCCCGGGCATCCAGGAAGACCCCAGGGCGGAAAGCGGGCTTGGGCTTCGGGAGTCCTTCCGCCTGGTCCTGGCCAACCGGGCCTTTTGGGTGGTGGCCTTGGTGGGGCTTCTCTTTGAGTTTGGGCGCATGGTGATCCAGACGGGCATGGCCTTCTACGCCAAGCACAGCCTGGGCTTGCCCGAGGCGGCCACCACCTTCCTCTTCGCCGCGGTCTTCCTGGTGGCCCTGCCCTCCGTCTTCCTCTGGGGAAGGCTTGCGGGGGCCTTGGGGGGGAAGCGGGCCTGGCGGCTGGCCCACCTTCTCATGGGCTTGGCGGCCCTGCTCCTCTTCCTGCCGCAAAGCCTTTTCCCCGCCATCCTGGTGGGGGCCTTGGTGGGGGTGGGGTTTGCCGGGGTGCGGGTCACGGGGGAGGTGGTGATGGCTAAGGTGATTGACCTGGACGCCGAGAGGACGGGAACCCGGCGGGAAGGGGCCTACTACAGCCTGGTGGGGCTTTTGGGCCGGGCTTCGGGGGCTTTGGTGGGGCTTTCCTTCGCCCTTCTCGGTCCCCTTTTCGGCTACGTGAGCGGGGAGAACCCCGGCCCCAACCCGGGCTTGGCCTTCCGCTTCCTGGTGGCGGTGATCCCGGGGGTGGCCATCCTGCTGGCCTATTTCCTCACGGCCTTCTTCCCCCACGAGATAAAGGAGTGA
- a CDS encoding 50S ribosomal protein L25: MEYRLQAQYREGEKPAALRRAGKLPGVIYNKHLNRKVYVELGEFDKVFRQASIHQVIVLELPDGQELPTLVRQVNLDKRRRRPEHVDFYVLSDEPVEMYIPLRFVGTPQGVREGGVLQEIHRDILVRVSPRNIPEFLEVDVSSLGIGDSLHAADLKLPEGVKLAVSPEETIAAVVPPEDVEKLAAEVLEAPAEPEVIKKGKKEEEE, from the coding sequence ATGGAATACCGTTTGCAAGCCCAGTACCGGGAGGGGGAGAAGCCCGCCGCTTTGCGCCGTGCGGGGAAGCTCCCCGGCGTCATCTACAACAAGCACCTGAACCGGAAGGTGTACGTGGAGCTGGGGGAGTTTGACAAGGTCTTCCGCCAGGCTTCCATTCACCAGGTGATCGTTCTGGAACTCCCCGATGGCCAGGAGCTTCCCACCCTGGTGCGCCAGGTGAACTTGGATAAGCGCCGGCGCCGCCCCGAGCACGTGGACTTCTACGTGCTCTCCGATGAGCCGGTGGAGATGTACATCCCCTTGCGCTTCGTGGGTACGCCCCAGGGGGTGCGGGAAGGTGGGGTGTTGCAGGAGATCCACCGGGACATCCTGGTCAGGGTTTCCCCGCGGAACATCCCCGAGTTCCTTGAGGTGGATGTCTCCAGCTTGGGCATTGGGGATAGCCTCCATGCCGCTGACCTGAAGCTTCCTGAAGGTGTTAAGCTGGCCGTTTCTCCCGAGGAGACCATCGCCGCGGTGGTGCCCCCTGAGGACGTGGAGAAGCTGGCGGCCGAGGTCCTCGAGGCCCCCGCCGAGCCCGAGGTGATCAAGAAGGGCAAGAAGGAAGAGGAGGAGTAA
- a CDS encoding ribose-phosphate diphosphokinase, translating into MEIKLFAGNAHPDLARRVAEALGVPLGKALVDRFPDGEVQVRLLESVRGDDVYLIQPTSPPVNDHLMELLLLADAARRSSAGRINAVIPYFGYARQDKQTQGREPVSAKLVANLLETVGVHRVIAIDLHAPQIQGFFDIPVDHLSAVRLFARYLQEKGYTENGVVVSPDAGRAEEARRLSERLGLPFAMLAKRRHGPKETSVTYVIGEVAGKRPLIIDDIVSTGGTIRRGVEALLMAGALPEMVVMATHPVLVGEARENLSHPAIREVIFTDTIPLKDGGYTVLSTAELLAQAIQHVHTNQSVSALI; encoded by the coding sequence ATGGAAATCAAGCTTTTCGCGGGGAATGCCCACCCCGACCTGGCCCGGCGGGTGGCGGAGGCCCTGGGGGTTCCTCTGGGCAAGGCTTTGGTGGACCGTTTCCCCGATGGGGAGGTGCAGGTGCGGCTTCTGGAAAGCGTTCGGGGAGACGACGTCTACTTGATCCAGCCCACCAGCCCTCCCGTGAACGACCACCTCATGGAACTCCTCCTCCTGGCCGATGCCGCCAGGAGAAGCTCGGCGGGGCGCATCAACGCCGTCATCCCCTACTTCGGTTATGCCCGCCAGGATAAGCAGACCCAAGGCCGCGAGCCCGTCAGCGCCAAACTGGTGGCCAATCTCCTGGAAACCGTAGGGGTGCACCGGGTGATCGCCATTGACCTACATGCGCCCCAGATCCAGGGGTTCTTTGACATCCCCGTGGACCACCTTTCCGCCGTACGGCTTTTCGCCCGCTACCTCCAGGAAAAGGGGTACACGGAAAACGGGGTGGTGGTCTCCCCGGATGCCGGCCGGGCCGAGGAGGCCAGGCGGCTTTCCGAAAGGCTGGGCCTACCCTTTGCCATGCTGGCCAAGCGCCGCCACGGCCCCAAGGAAACCTCCGTCACCTACGTGATCGGGGAGGTGGCGGGGAAAAGGCCCTTGATCATAGACGACATCGTTTCCACCGGGGGCACCATCCGGCGGGGGGTGGAGGCGCTGCTCATGGCCGGGGCCTTACCCGAGATGGTGGTCATGGCCACCCACCCGGTCTTGGTGGGGGAGGCCCGGGAAAACCTCTCCCACCCGGCCATCCGGGAGGTGATCTTCACCGACACCATTCCCCTAAAGGACGGGGGGTATACGGTGCTTTCCACCGCCGAGCTCCTGGCCCAGGCCATTCAGCACGTGCACACCAACCAATCGGTGAGCGCCCTTATCTAA
- a CDS encoding OsmC family protein: MSQAYRVEVRRQDAQRALAEARGFTLVLGARRADLEAGVNPVETLLAALGSCLLTGIQFVAESSKVPLEGARVVLEASREDKPPRIAQIGFVLYLESSAPDERLQRLFELTLKNSTLYQSLKDTIPIAGKWERA; encoded by the coding sequence ATGTCCCAGGCCTACCGCGTGGAAGTACGCCGCCAGGATGCCCAAAGGGCCCTGGCGGAGGCCCGGGGGTTCACCTTGGTCCTGGGGGCCCGCCGCGCCGACCTGGAGGCGGGGGTTAATCCGGTGGAAACCCTCCTGGCCGCACTGGGCAGTTGCCTTCTTACGGGTATCCAGTTTGTGGCGGAATCCTCCAAGGTGCCCTTGGAAGGGGCCAGGGTGGTCCTCGAGGCCAGCCGGGAGGACAAACCTCCGAGAATCGCCCAAATAGGCTTTGTTCTGTACCTGGAGAGCTCGGCTCCGGATGAAAGGTTGCAAAGGCTCTTTGAGCTAACCCTTAAAAACTCCACCCTCTACCAAAGCCTCAAGGACACCATTCCCATAGCGGGAAAGTGGGAGCGGGCATGA
- a CDS encoding sulfite exporter TauE/SafE family protein, producing MNPVVVVGLFLLAVVSGMLGLGVAFAAVPFLSLFLPDLVHQVQPLSLLLNGVTALFAVFGFAQSGLVDWRKAILLALVTTSFAPVGAWLVQRVEVRYVWWIYLGAVAYLAYNLFRPVSPKAPRENFPMALALAAPISVLSGFLGVGPGFLLMPTLILTGHDPKRAAAINAFAVTPPSFSSLLPHLPTARLDLGLTLSLVVAGALGSYLGSRLTSLYLPSQRLKQLFGVLILLVTLYKVFS from the coding sequence ATGAACCCGGTGGTGGTGGTAGGTCTCTTCTTGCTGGCCGTGGTGTCCGGCATGCTGGGCCTGGGGGTGGCCTTTGCCGCCGTGCCCTTCTTGAGCCTCTTTTTGCCGGATTTGGTCCACCAGGTTCAGCCCCTTTCCCTTCTCCTCAATGGGGTGACGGCTCTTTTTGCCGTCTTCGGCTTCGCCCAAAGCGGTTTGGTGGATTGGCGCAAGGCCATCCTTCTGGCCCTGGTTACCACCTCCTTCGCCCCGGTGGGAGCCTGGCTGGTGCAGCGGGTGGAGGTGCGGTATGTGTGGTGGATCTACCTGGGGGCGGTGGCCTACCTGGCTTACAACCTCTTTCGCCCCGTTTCCCCGAAGGCGCCTCGGGAAAACTTCCCCATGGCCTTGGCCTTGGCGGCCCCCATCTCGGTGCTTTCTGGGTTTTTGGGGGTAGGCCCGGGGTTCCTCCTCATGCCCACCCTAATCCTCACCGGCCACGACCCCAAGCGGGCTGCGGCCATCAACGCCTTTGCCGTGACGCCCCCTTCCTTCTCCTCCCTCCTGCCCCATCTCCCCACCGCCCGGCTGGACCTTGGGCTCACCCTTTCCCTGGTGGTGGCGGGGGCTTTGGGCAGTTACCTGGGCTCCCGCCTCACGAGCCTCTACCTGCCTTCTCAGCGCCTAAAGCAGCTTTTTGGGGTGCTGATCCTGCTGGTGACCCTTTACAAGGTCTTCTCCTAG